A window of Microbacterium hominis genomic DNA:
TGCCCCAGCCGCCCGTGGCCTGTTCGATCAGCCCGCCGATGACGAACACGATCGCAAGCAGCGCGCTGGTGGCCACCGCGGTGAGCAGCGTGCCGAGGTAGAACTCCCGGCGGGTCACGCTCATCGCCTGCGAGAACGGGAACGTGAGGGTGAGGGATTGGATGCCGACGACGCCGAAGTACCACAGCGGCGCCTGCGCGCCGCCGCCGTACAGCGGGCCCGGCACCCCGGCACCCGCGATCATCGCGTAGACGGCCAGGGTGATCAGCAGCGATCCGCCGAGCACCATCAGCGGCACCCAGATATAGGTGTTCCGGTTGACGAGCTGCATGCGGACGACGTTGAGGGTACGGCTCATCGGAGTGCTCCTTCGTCTTCGGCGGCCGACGGGGCGGTGTCGGCGGCGTGCTGGGTGATGCGGACGATCAGCTGCTGCAGCGAGACCGGCCCGACGTCGAGGCCCGCGGCCGCCAGACGCGCGCGATCGTCGTCGGTGAGGTGGCCGAGAACGGTGACCGAAGCCACCCGGCCGAGAGTCTCGCGATGGAGCACCTCGCGCCCGGCGACGAACGTGTCGACGGCGGCGGCATCGCCGACGATGGCGGCGGCGCGATCGCGCACGTCGTCGGTCGCCTCGTCCATGAGGATCCGCCCCCGGTCGATGACCAGCACGCGCTCGATGAGGTTGGAGACCTCGTCGATCAGGTGGCTCGAGAGGATGACGGTGCGCGGGTGCTCGCTGTAGTCCTCGAGCAGCCGGTCGTAGAAGATCTGCCGGGCGACGGCATCCAATCCGAGGTACGGCTCGTCGAAGAAGGTGATGTCGGCGCGGGAGGCCAGGCCGATGATCACCCCGACCGCCGAGAGCTGTCCGCGCGAGAGCTTCTTGATGCGGCGCTTCATCGGCAGCTGGAAGTCGGCGATGAGACGGTCGGCGAACTCCTGGTCCCAGTTCGGGTAGAACAGGCGGGCCATGCGGAACGCGTGCGTGGCCGTCGCGTCGTCGGGGTACTTCTGGCTCTCGCGCACGAAGCACATGCGGCCGAGCACCTTGGCGTTCTCGTACGGCTGCTCGCCGAACACGCGCACCTCGCCGCGGGTGGCGAAGTTCTGCGCGGTGAGGATCGACATGACGGTGGTCTTGCCGGCTCCGTTGCGACCGAGCAGGCCGTAGATGGTGTCCTTCTCGATCGTGAAGCTCACGTCGTCGACGGCGAGGGTCTCGCGGTAGCGCTTGGTGAGGTTCTTCACCTCGATGACAGCGGTCATCGTGCGGTTCCTTCCGTGGTGGATGCATCGTGCGCGGCGCGCTCGCGGATGAGCGTGCCGAGATCGTCGGGGGTGAGGCCCAGGGTGCGGGCCTCGGCGAGGAGGGGGGCGACGAAGCGGTCGGCGAAGGCCGCCCGGCGCTCGGCGAGGAGCAGCTCGCGTGCCCCCGGGGCGACGAACATGCCGATGCCGCGCCGCTTGTAGATCACGCCCTTGTCGACGAGCATGTTCACTCCCTTGGCTGCGGTGGCGGGGTTGATGCGGTGGAATGCCGCCAGTTCGTTCGTCGACGGCGCCTGGCCCTCTTCGGGCAGGGAGCCGTCGACGATCGCGTCCTCCACGCGCTCGGCGATCTGGAGGAACAGGGGTCGGCCTTCTTCGACCACGTCGACCTCACTTCTTGGGTTAGTTACTCGACTAGGTAACCATCGAACCAAGGAGGTGTCAACCCCTAGAGTGTGGATCATGACGGTCGCGTTCGTGCTGGGCGGGGCGGTGTGCGCGGCTCGGTCGAGATCGGCATGCTCCGCGCACTGCTCGAGCGCGGCATCCACCCCGATCTCGTCGTGGGCACCTCGATCGGCGCCATCAACGGCGCGATGGTCGCGCACGACCCGACGCCCGAGGTGATCGAGCCGCTGACCCGCGCGTGGGCCAGCCCCGAGGCGTCGGCGGTGTACGGCGACGGGTTCATGACGCAGGCGGGCCGGTTCATCCGCACCAAGACCCACCTCAACTCGCCCGAGCCGCTGCGGCGGCTGCTGGAGCGTCAGCTCGGCGAGGAGGCGAGCTTCGAGGCGCTCGCTGTTCCCCTCAAGGTCGTGGCCGCCTCCATCGAGCGCGCGGCCGAGCACGTGTTCGAAGCGGGTCCGCTCGTTCCCGCGATCCTCGCGTCGGCGTCGGTGCCGGGACTCCTGCCGGCGACCGAGATCGACGGGGAGCACTACCTCGATGGCGGGATCGTGAACTCGATCCCGATCTCGCACGCGGTGGATGCCGGCATCCGCACCATCTACGTGCTGCAGGTCGGCCGCATCGAGCAGTCGCTGGTCGCCCCGCGCACGCCGATCGAGACGGCGAAGGTGGCGTTCGAGATCGCGCGGCGGCACCGCTATGCCCACGACCTCGCGACCCTTCCCGACGGCGTGCGGCTGCACGTGCTGCCCAGCGGCGGAGAGCTCGAGGGCGATGACTCGCTGATGTCGTACCGGCGCATGACCACCGTGCAGCGCCGCATCGACCGCGCGTACGAGGCCAGTGCCGCGTATCTCGAGGGCGTCGCGTGAGGCTCCCGCCGCCGTGGCTGCGGCGGCTCGTGCTCGCCCCGACCGTGATCGTCGCGGGACTCCTGCTGCTGACGACCGCGCCGCTGTGGCTGCTGATCGCCCTGGCGCTCACCTCGCTCGTGCCGGGCCGGTTCCGCCTGCCGCGCGTGCTGTGGCTGGTGACCGTGTACCTGCTGTGGGACTCGCTCCTGCTCGCCCTGCTGTTCGCGCTGTGGGTGGGGTCGGGCTTCGGATGGAGGCTGCGCTCGCCCGCCTTCACCGCCGCGCACTACCGCGTCGGGGCGTGGGCGCTGCGCGTGCTGTTCTGGGTGTTCGGTGCGGTGCTGCGGCTCGAAATCGTGGCCACGGGCTCCGACGACGAGGATCCGGATGCCGCGGGCCGCGCCTTCGACGCACTCCTGGCCGCCGGGGTGCCGGTCGTCGTCGGCTCCCGGCATGGCGGACCCGGGGATTCGTTCATCCTCATCCACACCCTGCTCAATCGCGCGGGGCGCGAGCCGCGGATCGTGCTCAAGGACACGCTGCAGTGGGATCCGGCGATCGACGTGCTGCTCAACCGCATTCCCACGCGGTTCATCACGCCCACCGGCTTCGCGGGCAAGGCGCGCGGCGGCGGCGCCCGGGTCGAGCACGAGATCGCCGCGCTCGCCGCCGGCCTCGACGCCGACGATGCGCTGGTCATCTTCCCCGAGGGCGGCCAGGTGTCGGCGCGGCGACGGGAGTCGCGCGTCGCGCGGCTGCGCGCGAGCGGCCGTGACGACCTCGCCGTGCGGGCGGAGGGGCTCCGCCACGTCATGCCGCCGCAGCCCGGCGGCGTGCACGCGGCGCTGGGTGCGGCATCCACCGCCGACATGGTGTTCATCGGCCACACCGGGCTCGACCAGCTGCTCACGCTCGGCGACATCTGGCGGGAGCTGCCGATGGACAAGCGCATCACCATGCGCGCGTGGCGGGTGCCGGCCGCGGAGATCCCGCGCGATCGCGACGCGCAGGCCGAGTGGCTGTTCGCCTGGTTCGAGCGCATCGACGCGTGGATCGACGCCCACGGAACGTGAGCGCGTGAATGTAACGATTCGGAAACCATCTCGCCCTCGGTTTTGCATGCATGTGCATGGTGGCTAGCGTGGAGGCGCCCTTCGGGGCATGACGACCAGTCCGCGGTCGTCGCGTGATGAGTGTGGTCCTGGGGATCCCGGCGCGACGAACGTATGGTCGGCGGTCTGGGCGACGAACCCGATGTTGCGTCGCCGGATGCGTGGTCGCGTCGCGTGTGTGCGGCGCTGTCTCCACGTCGATGATCGCCACCCGGGCGCAACCGAAGACGCGTGCGACTGCACGCGCGCCGAGGTAAAGCACGTGACCGTCGAACCCGCCCTCGAGGCGCGAAATCTCTACAAGGTGTTCGGGCGCAGCCCGAAAGACGCCGTCCGCCGGCTGCAGGCCGGCCAGACCCGGGCCGAGGTGGCCTCCGCGGGCACCGCTGCCGTCATCGACGCGAGCTTCACGGTTCAGCCCGGTGAGATCTTCGTGATCATGGGCCTTTCGGGCTCGGGCAAATCCACCATCATCCGCATGCTCAACGGCCTGCTCGACCCCACTGCGGGCGACGTGCTCGTGCAGGGGCGCAGCATCGGCTCGGCATCGCCGAAGGAGCTGCGCGATATCCGCCGTTCGTCGATCTCGATGGTGTTCCAGCACTTCGCACTGCTGCCGCACCGCACCGTGCTCGACAACGCGGCCTACGCGCTCGAGATCCAGGGTGTCGGCCGCGACGAGCGTCGCCGCCGCGCGCAGGAGATCCTCGAGAAGGTCGGACTCGGCGACCGCGCCGACGCGATGCCCGACGAGCTCTCCGGCGGCATGCGCCAGCGCGTGGGCCTCGCCCGGGCGCTCACCGCGGGCACCGACATCCTGCTCATGGACGAGGCGTTCTCCGCGCTCGACCCGCTCATCCGCCGGGAGATGCAGGAGCAGCTCGTCGAGCTGCAGCGCGAGCTCGGCCGCACCATCATCTTCATCACCCACGATCTCAACGAGGCGATGTTCCTCGGCGACCGCATCGCGGTGATGCGCGACGGGCGCATCGTGCAGAACGGCACGCCCGAGGAGATCCTCACCGATCCGGCCAACGACTACGTGGCGCAGTTCGTGCAGGACGTCGACCGCGCCCGCGTGCTCACCGCCGGCGCCGTGATGGCGCCCGCCGTCGCGACCACACCGGTCAGCGCCGGAGTGCGGGGCGCGCTCAAGGTGATGCGCGATCTGCAGGTGGGCTCGGTCGCCGTGCTCGAGAACCGCCGCTACCTCGGGGCGGTCACCGACCGTGCCGTCGTGCGCGCCGTCAAGGCCGGCACCACCGACCTGCGCTCGCTCGTGAGCACCGCGCAGCCGGTCGTGAAGGCCGACGAGCCGCTCACCGATGTGGTGGAGCGCTCGGTCGAGAGCGCCATCCCGATCGCCGTCGTCGACGAGGAGAACCGCCTGCTCGGCACGATCCCGCGCGTCACGCTGCTCGCCGCGCTCGGCAACGTCGACCCGCAGACCACGCCCATCCCGATCGTCGAGGCGCCGGTGACGGTGCCGGAGGCCGAGTTCGCGCAGACCCTGGCAGCCGTCGGCGAGCCGACGCTCGCCGTCGCCGGTGCGGCCGTGCCCGCGGCATCCACGACGGAAGGAGGCCTGTGATGGAGAACCTCCGCCTGCCCCTCGGCGACTGGATCGAAGGCGTCGTCGACTTCCTCGGCGACACCCTCGGCTGGCTTTTCGACGCCATCGCCATCGTTCTCGGCTCGGTCTACGAAGGACTCGAGTGGATGCTGCGTACGCCGCCCTTCTGGGTGATCATCGTGCTCATCGCCGCGGTCGCCTACCTCGTGAAGGGCTGGAAGCTGGCCGTCGGAACGATCGGCGGACTGCTGCTGATCGTGCTCGTCGACCAGTGGGAGAACGCGATGGACACCCTCGCGCTCGTGCTCGTCGCCTCCGTCGTCGCGACCGCGATCAGCATCCCGGTCGGCATCTGGGCCGCGCGCAACGAGCACGTCTCGCGCGTGGTGCGCCCGGTGCTCGACTTCCTGCAGACGATGCCCGCGTTCGTCTACCTGATCCCCGCGATCATCTTCTTCGGCGTGGGCGCGGTGCCCGGCATGATCGCCACGATCCTGTTCGCCCTCGCCCCCGGAGTGCGGCTCACCGAGCTCGGCATCCGCGGCGTCGACAAGGAGGTGGTCGAAGCCGGCCACGCGTTCGGCGCCACCCCCGGCCGCATCCTGCGCCAGATCCAGCTGCCGCTCGCGATGCCCAGCATCATGGCGGGCGTCAACCAGATCATCATGCTCAGCCTGTCGATGGTCGTGATCGCCGGCATCGTCGGCGCCGGCGGCCTCGGCGGCGAGATCACCCGCGCCATCGGGCGCATCAACGTGGGCCTCGGCTTCGAGGCGGGCATCTCGATCGTGATCATCGCCATGATCCTGGATCGCGTCACCTCCGCCTTCGCGACTCCCGACCGCAAGCGCAAGGTCGGCAAGCCGGTGCGCGGGTCGAGCACGGCCACCGAGCAGGCGCAGCCCGCCTCGGCCTGACGCCGACACCGACGGGATGCCGCATCCCCGGCATCCCGAACACCCAGACCAGGCGGGTGCATCAGCCCGCCGGAGGTGCGCGAGATTCGCGTGCCTGACAAACAACGACCGATCCGCGGACAGCAACGCGGATGGAGAGGACGTCACCATGATGACCAAGAGAAAGCACCTCGCGACCGGAGCAGCCCTCGTCGGCGCTTCCGCGCTCGTGCTCACCGGCTGCGCCGGATCCGACACCGACGCCGCCGACAGCGGCTCGTCGGAGGGCGGCGCCGACCGCGCCATCGAGCTGGCCGTGTTCAACGGCTGGGACGAGGGCATCGCCGCGTCGTACCTGTGGGAGGCCATCCTCACCGAGCAGGGCTACGACGTCGAGCTCACCTACGCCGACGTGGCACCCGTGTACGCGGGCCTGGCCGAGGGCGACTTCGACCTCGTGCTCGACACCTGGCTGCCGATCACGCACGCCGACTACATGGAGCAGTACGGCGACGACCTCGTCGACCTCGGTGCCTGGAACGAAGAGGCCGCGCTCACCATCGCGGTGAACGAGGACGCGCCGATCGACTCGCTCGAGGAGCTCGCCGCCAACGCCGACGCCTTCGGCGACGAGATCGTCGGCATCGAGCCCGGCTCGGGCCTGATGCGCATCACGGGCGAGAACGTCGTTCCGGGCTACGGCCTCGAGAAGCTGAACCTCATCGAGTCGTCGACCCCGGCCA
This region includes:
- a CDS encoding patatin-like phospholipase family protein, with translation MRGSVEIGMLRALLERGIHPDLVVGTSIGAINGAMVAHDPTPEVIEPLTRAWASPEASAVYGDGFMTQAGRFIRTKTHLNSPEPLRRLLERQLGEEASFEALAVPLKVVAASIERAAEHVFEAGPLVPAILASASVPGLLPATEIDGEHYLDGGIVNSIPISHAVDAGIRTIYVLQVGRIEQSLVAPRTPIETAKVAFEIARRHRYAHDLATLPDGVRLHVLPSGGELEGDDSLMSYRRMTTVQRRIDRAYEASAAYLEGVA
- a CDS encoding quaternary amine ABC transporter ATP-binding protein → MTVEPALEARNLYKVFGRSPKDAVRRLQAGQTRAEVASAGTAAVIDASFTVQPGEIFVIMGLSGSGKSTIIRMLNGLLDPTAGDVLVQGRSIGSASPKELRDIRRSSISMVFQHFALLPHRTVLDNAAYALEIQGVGRDERRRRAQEILEKVGLGDRADAMPDELSGGMRQRVGLARALTAGTDILLMDEAFSALDPLIRREMQEQLVELQRELGRTIIFITHDLNEAMFLGDRIAVMRDGRIVQNGTPEEILTDPANDYVAQFVQDVDRARVLTAGAVMAPAVATTPVSAGVRGALKVMRDLQVGSVAVLENRRYLGAVTDRAVVRAVKAGTTDLRSLVSTAQPVVKADEPLTDVVERSVESAIPIAVVDEENRLLGTIPRVTLLAALGNVDPQTTPIPIVEAPVTVPEAEFAQTLAAVGEPTLAVAGAAVPAASTTEGGL
- a CDS encoding ABC transporter permease encodes the protein MENLRLPLGDWIEGVVDFLGDTLGWLFDAIAIVLGSVYEGLEWMLRTPPFWVIIVLIAAVAYLVKGWKLAVGTIGGLLLIVLVDQWENAMDTLALVLVASVVATAISIPVGIWAARNEHVSRVVRPVLDFLQTMPAFVYLIPAIIFFGVGAVPGMIATILFALAPGVRLTELGIRGVDKEVVEAGHAFGATPGRILRQIQLPLAMPSIMAGVNQIIMLSLSMVVIAGIVGAGGLGGEITRAIGRINVGLGFEAGISIVIIAMILDRVTSAFATPDRKRKVGKPVRGSSTATEQAQPASA
- a CDS encoding GntR family transcriptional regulator, translated to MVEEGRPLFLQIAERVEDAIVDGSLPEEGQAPSTNELAAFHRINPATAAKGVNMLVDKGVIYKRRGIGMFVAPGARELLLAERRAAFADRFVAPLLAEARTLGLTPDDLGTLIRERAAHDASTTEGTAR
- a CDS encoding glycine betaine ABC transporter substrate-binding protein, with the protein product MMTKRKHLATGAALVGASALVLTGCAGSDTDAADSGSSEGGADRAIELAVFNGWDEGIAASYLWEAILTEQGYDVELTYADVAPVYAGLAEGDFDLVLDTWLPITHADYMEQYGDDLVDLGAWNEEAALTIAVNEDAPIDSLEELAANADAFGDEIVGIEPGSGLMRITGENVVPGYGLEKLNLIESSTPAMLAELQSATDAGENIIVTLWRPHWAYNAFPIKDLEDPQGLLGDAEGIHSVSSTSFGEEFPEVSEWISNFEMPSDLLYSLEDAMFNQYDGDDYGPIVEQWIADNQEYVDGLTS
- a CDS encoding 1-acyl-sn-glycerol-3-phosphate acyltransferase, giving the protein MRLPPPWLRRLVLAPTVIVAGLLLLTTAPLWLLIALALTSLVPGRFRLPRVLWLVTVYLLWDSLLLALLFALWVGSGFGWRLRSPAFTAAHYRVGAWALRVLFWVFGAVLRLEIVATGSDDEDPDAAGRAFDALLAAGVPVVVGSRHGGPGDSFILIHTLLNRAGREPRIVLKDTLQWDPAIDVLLNRIPTRFITPTGFAGKARGGGARVEHEIAALAAGLDADDALVIFPEGGQVSARRRESRVARLRASGRDDLAVRAEGLRHVMPPQPGGVHAALGAASTADMVFIGHTGLDQLLTLGDIWRELPMDKRITMRAWRVPAAEIPRDRDAQAEWLFAWFERIDAWIDAHGT
- a CDS encoding ABC transporter ATP-binding protein, with product MTAVIEVKNLTKRYRETLAVDDVSFTIEKDTIYGLLGRNGAGKTTVMSILTAQNFATRGEVRVFGEQPYENAKVLGRMCFVRESQKYPDDATATHAFRMARLFYPNWDQEFADRLIADFQLPMKRRIKKLSRGQLSAVGVIIGLASRADITFFDEPYLGLDAVARQIFYDRLLEDYSEHPRTVILSSHLIDEVSNLIERVLVIDRGRILMDEATDDVRDRAAAIVGDAAAVDTFVAGREVLHRETLGRVASVTVLGHLTDDDRARLAAAGLDVGPVSLQQLIVRITQHAADTAPSAAEDEGALR